In a genomic window of Zootoca vivipara chromosome 5, rZooViv1.1, whole genome shotgun sequence:
- the SCHIP1 gene encoding schwannomin-interacting protein 1 isoform X7: protein MRGSLSGKNWRLEVSLMMAQEFIPAVVKVESQAFLLGELQSGMNLQICFVNDSGSDKDSDADDSKTETSLDTPLSPMSKQSSSYSDRDTTEEESESLDDMDFLSRQKKLQAEAKMALAMAKPMAKMQVEVEKQNRKKSPVADLLPHMPHISECLMKRSLKPTDLRDMTIGQLQVIVNDLHSQIESLNEELVQLLLIRDELHTEQDAMLVDIEDLTRHAESQQKHMAEKMPAK, encoded by the exons ATGAGAGGGAGTCTATCAGGCAAAAACTGGCGCTTGGAAGTTTCTTTGATGATGGCCCAGGAATTTATACCAGCTGTAGTAAAAGTGGAAAGCCAAGCCTTTCTTCTCGGTGA GTTACAAAGTGGGATGAATTTACAGATTTGTTTTGTAAATGACAGCGGAAGTGACAAAGACAGTGATGCCGATGACAGCAAGACCGAAACAAGCCTGGATACGCCTTTGTCTCCCATG AGCAAGCAGAGCTCTTCCTATTCTGACAGAGACACTACTGAAGAGGAATCTGAATCCCTAGATGACATGGATTTTCTCTCAAGGCAAAAGAAACTTCAAGCTGAAGCCAAAATGGCCTTAGCAATGGCAAAACCAAtggccaaaatgcaagtagaggtggaaaagcaaaacaggaaaaaatcTCCCGTAGCTGACCTT CTGCCACATATGCCTCATATAAGTGAATGCTTGATGAAAAGAAGCTTAAAGCCCACAGACCTGAGAGATATGACGATTGGGCAGCTACAGGTGATAGTCAATGATCTACATTCACAGATAGAAA GCTTGAATGAAGAATTGGTGCAACTGCTGCTGATTCGGGATGAATTGCACACAGAACAGGATGCTATGCTGGTAGACATTGAGGATTTGACCAG